The following DNA comes from Planctomycetota bacterium.
GACATCGCCTGCATCTCGCAGGTCGTCGCGGGCGACCCGAGCTGCTCCCCGGTTGATCCTGACTTCAACCGCGACGGCAACGTCGACCAGGACGACATCGCCAGCCTCGAGCAGGTCGTCGCCGGGTCGCCCTGCCCGTAAGTTCGCCTTCGAGCCTTCACCGGGCCCGAAGCGCACGCGAGGGCCTCTTCCGACGCATCAACGCACTTGATCTCAATGCCGCCCCGGGCCCCGCGCCCGGGGCGTTTTCATTCAGGGGCGGGCCGCGGCGAGCGCGGCCCGGACCGCCGCGACGTGGGCGCTGGGCACGCCCTGGTCGACGAGCGCATCGGGCAGCACCCAGCGGCGCGTCCGGGAAGGGCGCGGGCGGGTCGGGACGTGTGCACGCCACAGGCGCAGCCGCACCCGCCGGTGCGTGAGCGTGCGCGCGAGTTCGCCCGCGGGGAGGAGCGAAAGCCCGCGCCGGGCCGCGTCGCGCGCGAGGTCGGCGTCGGCGCCGGCGATGGTCGGGGGCGCCCAGAGGCGGGCCCACAGGCCGTCGGCGGGCAGTTGCTCCAGCAGCACGCGTCCGGCGAGGTCGGTCACGACGAGCACGTGCAGGTGCACCTCGGCCCGCGGGGGCGGGCGCTTGGGACGGGGGATCTCGTGCACGCGTCCCGTGCGGCGCGCGACGCACTGCCGGGCGAGCGGGCAGGCGTCGCAGCGCGGGGCGGCCGGGGTGCAGACGAGCGCGCCGAACTCCATGATGCCCTCGTTCACCTCGCCCGGCTGCACGCGCGGGTCGGCGGCGAGGTGGCGGGCCTGCGCCCAGGCCCACGAGACCGAGGCGGGGTCGTCGGCCGCGCCGTCGCGTCCGTGCAGACGCAGCAGCACGCGCAGGACGTTGCCGTCGACGATGGGCTCGCGCTCGTTGTACACGATCGACGCGATCGCGCCGGCGGTGTACGCCCCCACCCCCGGCAGCGTGCGCAGCGCCGCGGCGTCGCGCGGGACGACGCCCCCGAACCGCGAGACGATCTCACAAGCGGCGGCGTGGAGCATCGAGGCTCGCCGGTAATACCCAAGGCCCGACCAGGCGCGGCGCACCTCGTCGGGATGCGCGCGGGCCAGCGCGCGCACGGAAGGAAACCGGCGGACGAACGCGCGGAAGGCGGGCTCGACGCGCGACGCCTGCGTCTGCTGGAGCATGAACTCGCTGACGAGGGCGCGGTACGGATCACGCCGCCCGGTGCGGGGGTTTACCTTCCGCCAGGGAAAGGGGCGGCGGGACTGCTCGAACCACCGGACGAGCGCGACGGGGACGCGCTCGTGTGCGTCAGGCTCGGCGAGAGGAGGTTTCACGCGGGGCCCGGCGCCGCGGCGAGGGCTTCGGCGACGCGCCGGCGGAGGGCGTCCCAGGGTGTGCCGGGAGTGCGGGAGACGGTGATCCAGCCGTCGTGGATGAGCACGTGCGACACTCCCTCGATGGCCATCAGAGCGCCGGCGAGCGGATCGGCGGCCTCGGCCCGGGACCGCACGGAGCGGGGACGGTCGGGCGCGGGAGAGGCGTCGAGGACGAACTTGAGCGCGTCGGGGTTGGGCGTCTGGACGACTTCCACGATGCGGTAGGGCACGGGGCGATGGTACCGCCGCGGGTGATCGGCGGCGGTAGACTCACCCCGGAGTACGCCGCCTGATGTTCACGGACCGCCCGCAAGCGCTGATCGACCGGCTGGGGAACTACTCCCTATGGGAGGTCGCGCTCGAATTGGCGCTCATCTGGGTCGTGGTGTACGTGGTGATCCGGTTCGTGCAGGGGACTCGTGCGGCGGGGGCGCTCAAGGGCCTGCTGCTGCTGCTCGTCGCGATCACCATCGCGTCGCGGGTGCTGGGAGGCTCCGACGCGTTCCAAAGGCTGACATACCTGTACGACAAGTTCATCGCGCTGGCGGCGGTGGCGCTCATCGTGATCTTCCAGCCCGAACTGCGCCGGGCGCTGGTGCGCCTCGGCGAGACCCCGTTCCTGCGGGGATCGCCCAAGGACGTGCAGCACGTGGCGTCGGAGATCGCGGCGGCGTGCACGTACCTGTCTCGCTCGAAGTTCGGGGCCCTCATCGTGCTCGAGCGCAACACCCCGCTCGCGGGCGTGGTGGAAGGCGGAACCGTGCTGGGGGCCGAGTTGTCGGCCCGGCTGCTGCAGACGATTTTCTTTCCGGGATCGGCGCTGCACGACCTGGCGGTGATCGTGAAGGGTCGGACGGTGCACGCGGCGGGGGTGCAGTTGCCCCTCGCCGAGCCCGAGGAGATGCGCGACGCGTCGCTGGGGTCTCGCCACCGGGCGGCGGTGGGCGTGTCGAAGGAAGCGGACGCGCTGGTGGTGGTGGTGAGCGAAGAGACGGGGTCGATCCGCATCGCGGAGCGCGGGCGACTCGCCGGGCCCTTCACGCCGGCCCAACTGCGCGATGAACTGACGGTGCGGCTGTCGAAGACGCCGGTGCTGGCCGGGCCCAGGGCGTCGGAGCCCGAGCGGGGTGTCGAAACGCCGGAAGAGGCTTCGGAACGGAGCGTGTGATGGCGCGGCACGTGCAGACCATTGTGGCGGCGACGGTGCTGGCGATGCTGGTGTGGCTGTTCGCCGAGGCCGAGAGCCTGCGCACGGAGGAAGTGACGATCGAACTGGTGTTCGACGCGGACCGCGGGTCGGAGCGGACGATCGACCTGGTGGATCCGTCGTCGACGCCGGGGGCGCCGGGCACGCCGCGCCCGAGCGGGACGGTGCTGCGGGTGGCGATGACGGTGGAAGGGGCGACGGAGTCCATCGAGGGCGTGCTGCGCCTGTCGCGGTCTGGGCCGGTCCGGATCACGCCGGGGAGCGAGGGCGTGGGCACGGCCCGGGGCGAGTTCTCGCTGCCCCTGCGCCCGGTGGTCCGCGCGCTCCCGGAGTTCGGCGCGCAGGGCGTGAGCATCCGGCGGATCGAGCCCGAGGACGTGACGGTGCGCGTGGACGACCTCGTCACGCGCGACGTGAAGATCACCGTGGTGACACCCGAGGGGGACCTGGAAGGGCTGCCCGAGGCGGTGCCGGCGACGGCGAAGGTCATCGCACCGTCGCGCGAGGCGGCGAAGCTGACCGAGACGTCGGCGGTGGTGCTGCGGATCGACGATCGGACATGGTCGCGCCTGGTCCCCGGACGGCGCGAGACGGTGCCGGCGGTGCCCCTGGAGGCGCCGGCCGAGCTGCGCGGCGCGACCCGCGTGCAGATCGTGCCGGGGGCGGCGGACGCGATCCTGACAGTCCGAAGCCGCACCGCGACGGTCCGACTGCCGAACGTGCCGGTGCACCTGCGTGTGGCGCCGGCGGAGTTGGCGGCGTTCGACATCACGGTGCCGGAGGCGGACCGGGCGCTGCTCGACGTGACGGTGTCGGGCCCGGCGGACCTGATCCGTCAGATCGAGACGCGGGAGATCCCGGTGGTGGCGTTCGTGCCGCTGTCGTTCGAGGAACTGGAACGGGCGATCACGTCGAAGGAAGCGGTGTTCACGGGCTTTCCGACCGCGCTTCGGTTCGAGGCGGCAAGCCGCGTGGTTCGGCTGACGATCACGCGGCGCGCCCCGGCGGGGACCGGTGCGACGCCCCCCGGCCAGTAGCCCGGCGGGCCGGCCCTAGGCCTTGTATCCCGGGGGAGGCTTGCGCGCCGGCGGCTTGGGCAGCGGTCGGCCGGCGTTGGGGTTGGCCTTGGCCCCGGCGGGCTTGGCCGGCGCGACGGGCGGCTTGGTGGCGGGGGCGGGCTTGGGCGGTGGCGCGGGCGGCTTGGCCTTCTGCAGTTCCTTTGCTTCTTTGACCAGCTTCTCCATCGTCGACAACTGGGTCTTGTACGTGGAGATCACCCCGGTGGTGCCGCTGTAGACACCGGCGGCCATCTGCACCGGGAGAATGGCTTTTCCCACGCGCGAGAGTTCGGCGACGACATCGCGCATTTCCTCGAGATCTGCGTCGAGGGTGGAGAGCGCCGCGAGTTCGCTCGGGTCCTTCCCGCCGTAGGCCTTGTAGTGCTTGGTCGCCACATCCTCCCACTTCTTGATGTGGGCCTTGACCGCCTCCGCCGCCGCTTTGAGTTGCGCGTCCATGTTCGTGTGACCCCTTCAGTAGAGCGGCGGATCCTACCGTGAACGGGCCGAGTTTCGCAAGCGAGCCGCAGGCGCGGCGGGCGCGCGGTCTTCGCCGGCGTGCAGGGCACCAGGCGGGGGCGTCGCCCGGTCGGGGTGACATCGGCGGCGCGGGCGACTACCCTTCACCCCCCGCGGCGGGCAGGTCGTCGCGGATTCGAAATCAAGCATCCGCGAAGGACTAACGCCGTGAAAATCCGCGCCGACGAGATCGCCACCGTCATCAAGAACGAGATCGCCCAGTTCGGGGCCGACCTGGAAGTGTCCGAGGTCGGACGGGTGGTGGAGGTCGGCGACGGCATCGCGCGGATCTACGGCCTGAGCAAGGCGATGGCGGGCGAACTGCTGGAGTTCCAGACCGCCGAGGGCGCCGTGATGGGCCAGGTGTTCAACCTCGAGCTCGACACGGTCGGCGCGGTCATCTACGGCGACTACCTGTCCGTCAAGGAAGGCGACATGGTCAAGTCGACCGGCCGCCTGCTCGAGGTGCCCGTCGGCGAGGGGCTGCTGGGGCGCGTGGTGGACCCGCTGGGGCGCCCGATCGACGACGCGGGCCCGATCCAGGCGGCGGCGTACCGGAAGGTCGACATCATCGCCCCGGGCATCGCCGAGCGTCAGCCGGTGCACGAGCCCCTGCAGACGGGCATCAAGGCGGTCGACGCCATGATCCCGATCGGGCGCGGGCAGCGCGAGCTGATCATCGGCGACCGCAAGACGGGCAAGACGGCGGTCGCGCTCGACACGATCATCAACCAGAAGCAGTACTGGGGCACGCCCGACGCGGTGGTGTGCATCTACGTCGCCGTCGGCCAGAAGGAGTCGACGGTCGCGGGCGTGGTGGAGACGCTGAAGAAGAACGGCGCGATGGACTACACGATCGTGGTGAACGCCGCCAGTTCGGCGCCCGCGCCGATGCAGTACATCGCGCCGTACTCGGGCTGCGCGATGGGCGAGTACTTCATGTGGCAGGGCATGCAGGGCAAGACGCCCAAGCACGCCCTGTGCATCTACGACGACTTGTCGAAGCAGGCCGTCGCGTACCGCCAGTTGTCGCTGCTGCTGCGTCGCCCGCCGGGGCGTGAGGCCTTCCCGGGCGACGTGTTCTATCTCCACAGCCGCCTGCTGGAGCGCGCGACCAAGCTGAGCAACGAGAACGGCGCCGGCTCGCTGACGGCCCTGCCCGTCATCGAGACGCAGGAGGGCGACGTGTCGGCGTACATCCCCACGAACGTGATCTCGATCACCGACGGGCAGATCTACCTCGAGCCCGAACTGTTCTTCAGCGGCGTGCGCCCCGCCATCAACGTCGGTATCTCGGTGTCGCGCGTCGGCGGCAACGCCCAGGTGAAGGCGATGAAGAAGATCGCCGGCTCGCTGCGCCTGGACCTGGCCGCGGCCCGCGAACTCGAGGCCTTCGCGCAGCTCGGCACCGAGCTCGACAAGGCCACGCAGCGCCAGCTCGACCGCGGGCGCCGCATGGTGGAGCTGCTCAAGCAGGGGCAGTACACGCCCTTCCACATCGTGGACCAGGTGATCTCAATCTTCGCCGGCTCGAAGGGCTACATGGACGACATCGCGGTGACGAACGTCCGGCAGTTCGAGAGCGGGCTGCT
Coding sequences within:
- a CDS encoding A/G-specific adenine glycosylase; its protein translation is MKPPLAEPDAHERVPVALVRWFEQSRRPFPWRKVNPRTGRRDPYRALVSEFMLQQTQASRVEPAFRAFVRRFPSVRALARAHPDEVRRAWSGLGYYRRASMLHAAACEIVSRFGGVVPRDAAALRTLPGVGAYTAGAIASIVYNEREPIVDGNVLRVLLRLHGRDGAADDPASVSWAWAQARHLAADPRVQPGEVNEGIMEFGALVCTPAAPRCDACPLARQCVARRTGRVHEIPRPKRPPPRAEVHLHVLVVTDLAGRVLLEQLPADGLWARLWAPPTIAGADADLARDAARRGLSLLPAGELARTLTHRRVRLRLWRAHVPTRPRPSRTRRWVLPDALVDQGVPSAHVAAVRAALAAARP
- a CDS encoding NifU N-terminal domain-containing protein, with product MPYRIVEVVQTPNPDALKFVLDASPAPDRPRSVRSRAEAADPLAGALMAIEGVSHVLIHDGWITVSRTPGTPWDALRRRVAEALAAAPGPA
- the cdaA gene encoding diadenylate cyclase CdaA, which gives rise to MFTDRPQALIDRLGNYSLWEVALELALIWVVVYVVIRFVQGTRAAGALKGLLLLLVAITIASRVLGGSDAFQRLTYLYDKFIALAAVALIVIFQPELRRALVRLGETPFLRGSPKDVQHVASEIAAACTYLSRSKFGALIVLERNTPLAGVVEGGTVLGAELSARLLQTIFFPGSALHDLAVIVKGRTVHAAGVQLPLAEPEEMRDASLGSRHRAAVGVSKEADALVVVVSEETGSIRIAERGRLAGPFTPAQLRDELTVRLSKTPVLAGPRASEPERGVETPEEASERSV
- the atpA gene encoding F0F1 ATP synthase subunit alpha; this translates as MKIRADEIATVIKNEIAQFGADLEVSEVGRVVEVGDGIARIYGLSKAMAGELLEFQTAEGAVMGQVFNLELDTVGAVIYGDYLSVKEGDMVKSTGRLLEVPVGEGLLGRVVDPLGRPIDDAGPIQAAAYRKVDIIAPGIAERQPVHEPLQTGIKAVDAMIPIGRGQRELIIGDRKTGKTAVALDTIINQKQYWGTPDAVVCIYVAVGQKESTVAGVVETLKKNGAMDYTIVVNAASSAPAPMQYIAPYSGCAMGEYFMWQGMQGKTPKHALCIYDDLSKQAVAYRQLSLLLRRPPGREAFPGDVFYLHSRLLERATKLSNENGAGSLTALPVIETQEGDVSAYIPTNVISITDGQIYLEPELFFSGVRPAINVGISVSRVGGNAQVKAMKKIAGSLRLDLAAARELEAFAQLGTELDKATQRQLDRGRRMVELLKQGQYTPFHIVDQVISIFAGSKGYMDDIAVTNVRQFESGLLEYFKGVGKPVWDELNAKRALDADLEKKLESAIKAYKSTFKAEK